In one Solanum lycopersicum chromosome 11, SLM_r2.1 genomic region, the following are encoded:
- the LOC138339414 gene encoding uncharacterized protein, which translates to MVVRSLEVSKDPFRPQEENEEPLGPEGTSDMVLFYTNKDTADLVAHADAGYLSDPHKARSETYYLFTYGGTVISWRSTKQSIVATSSNHAEIIVTHEASRECKNGNIDVQQIRSNDNPADLFTKSLVALSLEKMVHKIGMQRLNHLNHDFYQGE; encoded by the exons ATGGTTGTCCGATCACTTGAAGTGAGTAAGGATCCATTCCGACCTCAAGAAGAGAATGAGGAACCTCTTGGTCCAGAA GGGACTAGTGATATGGTTCTGTTTTATACTAACAAAGATACTGCAGATCTTGTTGCTCATGCAGATGCAGGATATTTATCTGACCCACATAAAGCTCGATCAGAAACATACTATTTGTTCACATACGGAGGTACTGTTATATCATGGCGATCTACGAAGCAGTCTATTGTcgctacttcttcaaatcatgctgaGATAATAGTCACTCATGAagcaagtagagaatgt AAGAATGGTAATATTGATGTGCAACAAATCCGTTCAAATGATAATCCAGCAGATCTATTTACCAAATCTTTAGTGGCGTTATCTCTTGAGAAGATGGTTCACAAAATTGGAATGCAAAGACTTAACCATTTGAATCATGATTTTTATCAGGGGGAGTAA